DNA sequence from the Perca fluviatilis chromosome 4, GENO_Pfluv_1.0, whole genome shotgun sequence genome:
CGGTCACGGAACCAGCGGCAGCTGGAATGCTTTCAACGGCCTCCGGTCGTGGCTTCGATTGACTGCAACGAGCCGCCAGAGACTGGAGAGAAGCGAATGAGGCTTGTGTCCGACGACCCACTTGGAACTCCGGGCAGCAGCGCGGCCGAAGGAACCGCCGCGGGCTTGCGGGGCGCCGAGGGAGGGATCCGCCTTCCTGGTCCGTTTCCGACCGCGGGGCGCCACGAGGGAGGCGAGGGCGAGGGATCCGACGGAGAACCGAACTTGACGGCCGGCTTCGCGGAGCTCAGGAGACGGCAAAACCGAAGCCGGCACGACGTCGCGATCACGGAGCCGCCCGAAGGAGCAACTCCGACCCATCCGGAAGGGAGCGGGCAGCCGGGGCCGCGGAAGCTCCGCGAACGCCGTCCGGAGAACGAAGGAATCGCCCGCGACGCAGCAGAGTACAGGAAACGGGTCCGAAGCGAGAGCAGGCTCGGAATCCGACATAGCGATCACCAAAataaacacaccaaacagagagggaaagtgATCCATGAAGCTGTCCGACAGACAAAAgacgagcgctttgcctgaaacgacagctgacagcacaaggagagaacagatttaaagcagagttgtaaggctgtgattggcccttgaatctcgtggtcgagtctgattggtttaactgacacgtcacttcttgaacagctgatttgatttaagaatggagtagtgactggggtaatgacgtcttcctgaaagaatttgcactGAGCTTCATTTCATGGAGCAGAATATATGATGACTAGTTGCCTATAAGTATTGTAATGgtgcaaaaaaagtcaaacttcagAGGCATGTTATCTATAGCCTTTATTGGAATGTAAATGTTCATCCAAGCTTAGCTGCAGGAATCTGTGAGGGCAACGGATGTAGGATAACAAAACTATACAAGAAAATTGGTGCAGGGCAGGCTTAGTAACAATTACCCTTGTATGGTTGTCTATATAGGAGTAaagaggctatttttaaaatgtaaggagcaaaaagtacagataattgcgtgaaaatgtaaggagtagaagtaaaaagtctgctgtaaaataattactccagtgaAGTATAAATACCAAAAATGTCTACTtcagtaaggtaacaaagtatttgaaCTTttttacttgacacctctgatgAATATAGATCAGAGGTGTTGATTGAGTTGTGTGGTCCTTATTGAGGTGGTAGTTGGACATGTTGTATTGAACTGTAGTGCTGGTTAGAGGCCTGGTGAACCCTGTGACTAAGTGTCAGGACTGGTCTCAGTGCTGCTGTGGTTTGTTGACAGTAGAATAGAAAGGGTCTTCAGGAAGTCTGGATGGATGATTGACAGCAGACTGGGCGGGACAATGGCCGCTGTCCCACACAGTAGAATATGTGTCACCACTAGCTTCTCCAGAGCTGTTGGGAAAGTTGACCGTGGAGTAATGCTGCGAGGCAGAGGGGTTTGTGGGAGCGTTGGCTGTGACATAAATATTGTTGAGTGCAGTTCCTGAGTCTGGCTTCTGGGGGCGCTCCTGTATCTCCTCATAGGCACCATCCTTCCAgagaacaaagacaaacacaggaGGAATAGTTCATATGTGATTCTAACATTAAACACTAACCAGAGTGGCAGAGGttctagcatggctgtagatgCTTTGTTTTCCCTTAATACGATTTCTGACCTGACCATTGTGTAGCCCTAGAAATGAGCATAATAATGCAGCGCCTTCCATGTTTACTTTGATGTTGGTTTTGTAATTGTACATCAAGGCAActaatattaaaatgtaaatgtacacaTTACTGAAGGCAGCTACAAAACTCCCTTTAGGGCCCGTTTCAGACATTAAAAACTTAACAGTGCTTTCCATGGTTTGTGAAAGACTTAGTTGCACGAATTTAGAGGTGAATTTAGGGGTTTGCCTTCAAGAAAATGTTTTccaattaaaataaacatgcaaTTTCATATCATTTTGCaccattattattaattaatattattaaacGTTGAAAAAGCTAGAACAGTTTAAAGAcgtccactggggaccaactaTAATCCTTGGATCTGAGGAAAgtcatttagttagttttgatgctcacattgattttaaGTTCATTAGGCTTAGGTGCTGCCCCAAActaaggaccacaatggaaacaagcctttgggctttattgtgtttttatccttttgaacacctcttgttgattgttgttcaataaagttttcattcattcattcattcattcaaacagCTTGGGTGCTGCCCCTAAGCCTTATAATGTTAGGGAAAACCCTGCTTAACATTGCTGGCTTGATATATTTGGTTAAGTAAGGGCTTTTTGTTATGACATAGGTGACTTTTACATTAGTGCTTTATTCTAATTCTAATTTTGCATGATGTAGCTTGTACTGTTTATTTTCTCTAGCCCAGTCACAACATTTGATTTCATAACTCCTTTGCTTGCAAATAAATAGTCATCATAGCATTTTGCCCTGTTAGTGTTTAGCATAAGCACTGCTGCGCATAAGTAAAGCCTTACAAAGCTGCAAACATGACTGTAGACTCACTGTAGTGAAATGAGAAGACTGTTGCTGGAAATTATCCATTTGTAAATATTGTATAGAAAAATGCAGCTTAGTGACATAACTATCTATGCAGCAAAGATGATGTCAAACTatggctgggcgatagggagaaaaatcagatatcacgatattcttgaccaaatacctttaTATCGAtgttgcggcgatattctagggttgacagttggtgctttaacaaaatatcttcacacttagattttagataaataatcattagtaaTGATAATGTCtgagtggggaaaaggcaaataatagaacagctagaacagtctggtaagttcagaaaagtacatcactttactgtaatgcagcctttaaaaccaggaaaagacaacacttatgtcatatcacgatatcacgatatccaaaatctaagacgatatctagtctcatatcacgatattgatataatatcgatatattgcccagccctatgtcaaacatgtgtatgtgttggtATATACTAATTGTTGGTCCCCTAATTATGAAAAtatgaatgcacacacacacacacacacacacacacacacacacacaaacacgtacaCTAACCTCATTTTTCTGTTCTCCAgttcttgtgttttctgaacGCTGAAATCCTGCCAAGAGAATGAAAGATATTACTGTAACGAGCAAAAGAGACTAAGAATTAATTTCTGTACACTAATCCGTCTCATCACAGCAGGACCTACTGTACGACTGACCAGGAAAGAGTTGACACAGTTACACCTGTGGAGGTTTATTTGAATCTgattttaagacttttaaaaaatatttgtaattattcattgattacattttttttttttatcgctaAATGACACTggtcacaactgaagccacatgtgcaaaactcaaactacagtctgccctaccaacagtcacctgaactaaacagttcacatctcctgcaaaactcattcacagcaacacaacttaTACCTCAAAACACTCCTccctgagataacacacactgactacgtttacaagctgtcaattttcgggttatggtcgggttaaggtcactattcgggtttctgaaacattcggaataacccgtttacatgcatgagcagagagagttactcctgtatacatggaatttgtaatcaattggcaatatcccgacgtaaacggcgacgcacggttagcgtctggacgtacggacaaccttaagacacaataacttttcggtcaccttcttataaatctcactatctcggtactttctgccgtcaacaaaagacattatattcatggttttcaccacactaataaagaaattggtttcctcctcgctccaaaagtgtggtgctgtgctgcgtctcgccatgtttacctctacttcttgtttacttccggtatactgcgcgcaggttttctgcattgacatatatataactatattattatagtatataattattattataactatgttttctggcgcatacaagaagttcctctactcaaaagaccaagattccttgtgaatagaacatgcgcagaacacaaatcaatgttccttttgatggggatatgccgatacgcgtttacatgaccaaaatttcgggttagaaaaggggtaacccaggtagcatattcaggtttttaaaaaccggaacatgagcatattcgggtttttgccggtgtttacatggccgtgcgcgaccgggttattgctaatattccggttttgaacgggttattggctgcatgtaaacgtagtgactgtcactcagaacacacgctgagagtaaaaacactagcgtcaaacaccaatacagaaattacaaactgttcatctttacagtttgaacaatttgagtgacttcacacaactcaatagtttctttaaagaaaagatatacactaccggtcaaaagtttggggtcacttagaatcATTCCACTCCATGTAGACAGTACCACGggtttttaaccagggcagcagatttcagattacattatgtgcttacataattgcaaaaggattctccaatgttttctcactTAGCCTTTTAAAAATGATACCAGATtaataaacagaatgtgcctttggaacattggatgaatggttgctgataatgggaaatgtagatattgcattaaagatcagccacccactcagatcagctggtattctgtctataatggagtggaatggaaatttctaagtgaccccaaaccttTGACTGGAAGTGTAGATGTTATGtaatataccaatttttacataaggtaaacaagaagaaatgaaaatcagcagttttcttcaatatagtattttgtctctagtaatttatggaattactgggggaaaaactaaaggtaacaacagtaacaaagaatagtgtgactaatgctgcgtctctccagcatcatgcggcgagttttcttcatcacattggatgtctgcgtcatctctaaatacaaatgaatgtggtgtttccattgctttcacctccattactttctgaaaaacaggaaGTCCACAGTTTGAGTATAGTAaagatattttatattttattttatagctgtgtatgtaaCCTCATGCTTACCTGGACATACAGTATTGGTGTCTTTACTCTTACTTgcttctctcaaacggtacagtgtatactGGTTTccttcttatttggtgtttgtatacaaaaaagggctttctgagctttctctgtataaataccgtatatcctctctaactagtctaaaacaagagacctgcttaggctttcagctaaaattgtaatcagcagtgtttgataggcaccagactgaaatctattctgttttgacagcagtgtgttagcatttgaacaaagtgctgtaaatccacagtgttgtgcaggttgtggttaaagtcatgggataagtgcgtagagttttgaaaactagtttggtccacatgaactgctgctgtgcagactatagtttgagttttgcacacgtggcttcagttgtgcccactgtcgtttagcaataaaaaaaaaaactgtaatgaatTTATTGAATCGCCGCTTGCCAGCCCACCTACTTTCGGTaagaaaaaaagtgtgtatCCATGTACATGTGTGTTCCAAGAAGTCTCTTACGTTTCCAGACGCGAACCATAATGAGCAGCACCAGCAGCACAGTCACACAGACGACCACAGATATGGTTCCAGGTAACGAGGAGGCCCCTGCAGgagacacaaccacacaactAAGAGACAACCAGctttatttaaacacacacacacaactcatccAGAAGGGTTTATCTGCTGCAGGAGGTTTCAGTCAACTAAAGTGCTTCCTCACCATGACGTGATGACCATGATTTTCTATCTGAAAATAGATATATAATAGATTAGAGATATACAGTAGGAAAGTATAGAAAATAAGAAATGTAATTTGCCAAAACTtggcagaaaacaaacaaattgtgCTATAATGAGCCTGGGACTTTAACTGACTTGTCATGTAACTATTACTTTtggatggatacattttttttttttttttttaagaagatgATATGAGTTGATTGAAAGTTGATGCCTGACACAGTTATTTGTTAACATAACTTGCCAAGATGAACTATAAGATGATCAGTGTTCAGTGGTTattgttgcttttattttgatgctGGTAAGCATTTCATTAAAGTTAAGCTCCGGCTGCAGTAGGTTTCAGAAATGCTTTCTCACCATCGCTGTGGGCAGATGCAGTGGTCGACTGGGTGGAAGAAGCAGATGTAGGAACTGGATGAGGTGATGTTGAGATAGTAGAGGGGCTCAGTGTTGTTGGAGGCACTGCAACTAGATATAATAGATAAGAGATATAATACGATATAaacaaaatactgtacatttgttactgtagttttttgttttttacaaaacCACACATGACCTGATGTACAAGGTTGGTGACACTTAAAAAAAGATATGATAGATAAGAGATGTGGAGTACAAattataacaaaataataaatacaatttggaaaaaaaaagacaaaaagaaatcatgcGGCCATTAGCCTTGGACTGCAACCAACGTGTCATTAGTTTTGGAGCGATCAATTTGTTTTTCAAACAAGCGGATATCATTTTTTTGAAATTTTCTGCCTGAAACTATACAGATCAGCAACGCAGAAAAAAGATTATCTTCTCTAAACAGTTATAGACTGAACAGGGGTCAGATTACATCCAAACCATACAATAATGTCACAACTCACCGACAGTCATCACAAGTTTGTTGAAGAATGGGTTGCTCTGTTTTGGGTCATTTCTTTCTGCTCCACACCAGTATGTCCCAGAGTCTTCTGTTGTTACGTTTCTCACTGTTATGGTGATATTTCTCTTCTCATCGTCCTCCATCATAGAAAACTTTCCAGAGTTGTTCTTTGCATTGCTTACTATCTGTTCACATATAGATGGATCTTCTCCTTTACAGATGAATTTTTTTATCGGAGTACCCTCTGGATATGTACACCAGTATGTGAGATTCTGTCCAACAGTTGGAGACCTAGTGAAGTTAGAAATATCtgtagacagacagaaagacaaaataaaacccctccctctctcctcccaaacccatccctataacctattaaattgaataattattcatttcttactcactgtaacttgttTAGCCTGttgtattttcatcatgaccgttttcaATTGCTCTTTAAAGGAGAACTCGGGCAATTTTTCgttaatcttgattgctatatgtatatgagtactgtcgatagcaaaaaagcaGGCGAATCGGGTGCTAGCTTAACACGGGgcgctgctgcagctaatgccggaggctcccactcagctaaaacggcagttatggggcataagataaacagtgcctttgtgcctcttaacagacacaaaatgcaattaaaatgtcgcAGTACAACATgaacatgacaacaagatgcatttagcaacttagccattgtttaaattcacctaccctcttagctgctagctgccgcctgtgatgagtgagtgtgttcagccaggctcggtaataatcatcacgcgcAGTAGTTCCAtatgtatttgtagcatatatatccattttgtgtgctgttgtTGGtaaatatgagtctctgcaatGGCGGAAGtttgtggtagtttccttagccaggctagcagccccggtCATCCTACTTCCTCCCGCATCCCTCGCCTGCCCAGGCGAACATCAATCAACAAGCCCACTGGTCTGGTGGAGGTGAAAAGGTAAACACTGCTATTTACCTTTTTCacgctacaact
Encoded proteins:
- the LOC120557797 gene encoding polymeric immunoglobulin receptor-like isoform X1; this translates as MKSFLLLILSLMITGWEASSEVKGCTDGWVEFTCKYPKNNTYSSVDVVKDNQTIIETTQKNVRQTKGRFSVYNDGKNKSLRVVIKPLQQEDSGEYECKFDQESDPANEVDLRVDDGCQPQFNQTAYRTAKTTISCDKRNNSGVMFFCKENGSICEDISNGSFTLPETSSSFNMSISNVSSQHAGVYWCGVETNNGSNRAALRKIQLEVEDISNFTRSPTVGQNLTYWCTYPEGTPIKKFICKGEDPSICEQIVSNAKNNSGKFSMMEDDEKRNITITVRNVTTEDSGTYWCGAERNDPKQSNPFFNKLVMTVVAVPPTTLSPSTISTSPHPVPTSASSTQSTTASAHSDDRKSWSSRHGASSLPGTISVVVCVTVLLVLLIMVRVWKRFQRSENTRTGEQKNEDGAYEEIQERPQKPDSGTALNNIYVTANAPTNPSASQHYSTVNFPNSSGEASGDTYSTVWDSGHCPAQSAVNHPSRLPEDPFYSTVNKPQQH